The following coding sequences are from one Lolium rigidum isolate FL_2022 chromosome 6, APGP_CSIRO_Lrig_0.1, whole genome shotgun sequence window:
- the LOC124665989 gene encoding pentatricopeptide repeat-containing protein At1g56690, mitochondrial-like — protein sequence MWNSMITGYAQHGLGEEALRVFNDMQLAGMAPDSITYIGVLTACSYTGKVEEGREIFNSLCTNSAIRPGAEHYSCMVDLLGRAGLVDEALDLIKNMPSEPDAIIWGALMGACRMHKNAEIAELAARKLLELEPENAGPYVLLSHIYTSTGRWEDASKLRKFISSRNLNKSPGCSWIEYDKRVHLFTSGDVLTHPEHAIITKMLEKLDGLLMESGYSADGSFVLHDIDEEQKVHSLRYHSERQAVAYGLLKVPEGMPIRVMKNLRVCGDCHAAMKLIAKITSREIILRDANRFHHFKDGFCSCRDYW from the coding sequence ATGTGGAACTCGATGATCACTGGTTATGCTCAACACGGATTAGGGGAGGAAGCACTCCGCGTATTCAATGACATGCAACTTGCAGGAATGGCACCTGATTCAATTACTTATATAGGGGTCCTCACTGCTTGTAGCTATACCGGGAAAGTTGAAGAGGGCAGGGAAATTTTTAATTCTCTGTGTACGAATTCTGCCATCCGACCAGGAGCCGAGCATTATTCTTGCATGGTTGATTTGCTTGGTCGAGCTGGACTTGTAGATGAAGCATTGGATTTGATTAAGAACATGCCATCTGAACCGGACGCTATCATCTGGGGGGCTCTGATGGGTGCCTGTAGGATGCACAAGAATGCTGAGATTGCCGAACTTGCTGCTAGGAAGCTGTTAGAGCTAGAACCTGAGAATGCTGGACCATATGTTTTGCTCTCTCACATTTATACATCCACTGGGAGGTGGGAAGATGCTTCCAAGTTGCGGAAGTTCATTAGCTCAAGGAATTTAAACAAGTCACCAGGCTGTAGTTGGATAGAGTACGACAAGAGGGTACATCTCTTCACATCTGGTGATGTATTAACACACCCAGAGCATGCTATTATCACTAAGATGTTGGAGAAGCTAGATGGTCTATTGATGGAATCTGGTTACTCAGCTGACGGAAGCTTTGTGCTGCATGATATTGACGAGGAGCAAAAAGTTCATAGCTTGAGATATCATAGTGAGAGGcaggctgtagcatatggactttTAAAAGTCCCAGAAGGAATGCCAATTCGTGTCATGAAGAACCTTAGAGTGTGTGGTGACTGCCATGCTGCAATGAAGCTGATTGCAAAGATAACTTCCCGGGAAATCATACTCAGAGATGCTAATAGGTTCCATCATTTCAAAGATGGATTTTGTTCATGCAGGGACTATTGGTGA